In the Acetobacterium sp. KB-1 genome, ATCAACGCCAGGACAATGGCAATGATTGGAGGAATGATGGATAAAATGCCCACATCTACTGTTTCTAACAATTCGTTTCTCCTTTCACGAATAAGAATTCGTTTTTTGCGTTATTCATTGAACACAAGGCCCATTTAATTCCGCAAAAGTTCGATATAAAATTACAAACATTGTGTAGTCTATCACAATTGGTATTGTTTATCAAATGCACTTTTCTGAATGATGTTCAGAATTAAATTGAGGCAATGAATATTTATTCTGATGCGGGGACTATACAAGCCAGTAAGAATCATGTAAGATTAGGTGTGCTAAAATTAGACTAACGTTTAAAAATTATAAATATGAGGAAATGAATGAATAATTATATTGAAAAAAATATTTTACCCTTGGTAACAAAACCGATCACTTATCTTGGCAATGAGGTGAATTCTGTCCATAAGACCCCAGATCAAGAGATGATTCGCTTTGCTTTTGCCTTCCCAGATACCTATGAGGTGGGAATGTCCCATTTAGGCATGAAAATTCTTTATGGATTACTTAACGAAGAAAAGGACATCTGGTGTGAACGGGTATTTGCACCCTGGGTGGATATGGAAGAACAATTGCGGCTACATGATCTGCCCTTATATGGGTTGGAATCGATGATGCCTTTAAACGAATACGATTTTGTGGGATTTACCCTTCAATATGAAATGAGCTTCAGTAATATTTTAAATATGCTTGAATTGGGGAAGATCACCATGAGAAGCACCCAGCGAAAAGAAGATGAACCCTTTGTGATCGCGGGAGGTCCCTGTGCCTATAATCCCGAACCGCTGTCAGACTTTATTGACATTTTTGTCATCGGTGAGGGAGAAGAGGTGATCTTAAGAATTATGGCTGCTCACCGTGAGTGGAAAAAAGTCGGCGGCAACCGTCAGGACTTTTTAAAAATGGCAGCGGCGATTGAAGGGGTTTATGTCCCGGCTTTTTATGCGGTCAGCTATGATGAAATGTCTGGGGTGATTACTGCCTTCACCCCCATTGCAGAAGAAGTGCCAGCGACGATCCGCAAACAATTTATCGAAGACCTGGATCAAGCTTACTTCCCGGATAAAATTGTGGTTTCCTATACGGAAACCGTTCATGATCGCATCAGTTACGAAATTTTCAGAGGTTGTGGACGGGGTTGCCGCTTTTGCCAGGCTGGGATGATCTATCGTCCCACCCGTGAGAAAACCGTACCAACGATCCAATCAAAAATTAAAGCTCTAATCGCATCTACTGGCTACGATGAAGCTTCGTTGTCATCTCTTAGCACGGGTGATTACAGTGAAATTGAAACCTTGATTAAAAACCTGGTCTGTGATGCTGAAGTTGGTAAGGTTAGTA is a window encoding:
- a CDS encoding TIGR03960 family B12-binding radical SAM protein, whose translation is MNNYIEKNILPLVTKPITYLGNEVNSVHKTPDQEMIRFAFAFPDTYEVGMSHLGMKILYGLLNEEKDIWCERVFAPWVDMEEQLRLHDLPLYGLESMMPLNEYDFVGFTLQYEMSFSNILNMLELGKITMRSTQRKEDEPFVIAGGPCAYNPEPLSDFIDIFVIGEGEEVILRIMAAHREWKKVGGNRQDFLKMAAAIEGVYVPAFYAVSYDEMSGVITAFTPIAEEVPATIRKQFIEDLDQAYFPDKIVVSYTETVHDRISYEIFRGCGRGCRFCQAGMIYRPTREKTVPTIQSKIKALIASTGYDEASLSSLSTGDYSEIETLIKNLVCDAEVGKVSITLPSLRIDSLSIEMLEEIQKVRKAGLTLAPEAGTQRMRDVINKGVTEENLMDTVRTAFEKGWGHVKLYFMIGLPGETLADIKGIADLGQKVVNEYYKIDRESRNKSVKVVLSASSFVPKPFTPFQWMGQNTPEEFMNKQRHLKASIKERKISYSWHDSGVSFLEAVFARGDRRLGLVLEKAHQKGCRFDGWGEYFDLEKWTEAFAEAGIDPNFYALRNRDFDEILPWDFIDTGVTKKFLKAEAQKAEAALTTPFCPESCSNCGIMEFKKGWKCNG